The Edaphobacter sp. 12200R-103 genome contains a region encoding:
- a CDS encoding VTT domain-containing protein: MPIALAFFVHYAYLILFLWVLVEQIGVPVPSIPVLLMAGTLTATQQVHHIYALLAVLAACMLSDSMWYYLGRRYGGSVLRLLCRFSLEASTCVSKTEGYFSQRGPATLLLSKFIPGLGTVAPPIAGQIGMPYGRFLLWDLGGSILWAETFLLAGRFFGDIAQKSARFFHWLGHFAFAIFILMVLGIMAYRFLKQRKFLQQVRDMRLEPAELKEMMDQAEEQGNTPPFIVDLRHPLDYLPDPRVLPGALRIGPNEIRQHSEIIPRDRDVVLYCTCPSEETSAKLALQLHKLGVYRVRPLRGGFDGWKAAGYPLIDYVVDTPTSGVLTAQIAPTSDTKKVLPVV, encoded by the coding sequence ATGCCGATCGCCCTTGCCTTTTTCGTACATTACGCATACCTGATCCTGTTTCTGTGGGTGCTTGTGGAACAGATCGGGGTTCCTGTGCCCAGCATTCCCGTGCTGCTGATGGCAGGAACTCTCACGGCAACGCAGCAGGTCCATCACATCTATGCGCTGCTGGCGGTGCTTGCTGCCTGCATGCTTTCGGATTCGATGTGGTACTACCTGGGGCGCAGGTATGGCGGCAGCGTGCTTCGTCTGCTGTGCCGCTTTTCGTTGGAGGCCTCGACCTGCGTTAGCAAGACGGAAGGATATTTTTCTCAGCGAGGACCGGCGACTTTGCTGCTGTCGAAATTTATCCCCGGTCTGGGCACAGTGGCTCCTCCCATTGCGGGCCAGATTGGGATGCCATATGGGCGGTTTCTGCTGTGGGACCTTGGCGGATCGATTCTGTGGGCAGAGACATTTCTGCTTGCGGGCCGTTTCTTTGGCGATATCGCGCAGAAGAGCGCGCGCTTCTTTCACTGGCTCGGCCACTTCGCTTTCGCCATTTTCATTCTCATGGTGCTTGGGATCATGGCTTACCGATTTCTGAAGCAGAGAAAGTTTCTGCAGCAGGTTCGCGATATGAGGCTGGAACCAGCTGAGTTGAAGGAGATGATGGACCAGGCGGAGGAGCAGGGGAATACGCCTCCCTTCATCGTGGACCTGCGTCATCCTCTGGACTATCTGCCTGATCCCAGGGTACTGCCTGGCGCTCTGCGAATCGGCCCCAATGAGATTCGTCAGCACAGCGAGATCATTCCGCGCGACCGGGATGTAGTTCTCTACTGCACCTGCCCGAGCGAAGAGACCAGCGCGAAGCTGGCGTTGCAGCTTCATAAGCTGGGTGTTTACAGGGTTCGCCCGCTCCGGGGAGGGTTCGACGGCTGGAAGGCTGCAGGCTATCCGTTGATCGACTACGTCGTAGATACGCCGACGTCCGGAGTGCTGACCGCGCAGATTGCACCCACGTCCGATACCAAGAAGGTCCTTCCAGTCGTCTGA
- a CDS encoding Dps family protein, whose protein sequence is MAVSSKKAGAASPAATPHWHAQAHEIQKFGTVVQDLPHALDAEVRADMVAKLNQLLADSITLRDMYKKHHWQVSGPTFYQLHLLFDKHFDEQVEIVDTIAERVQLLGGVTVAMGGDAAEMTKIARPPRGREAVPVQISRLLEAHKHIIKSCLKISEAADEVGDQGTNDLVVSDVLRPNELQSWFLTEHLVEMPLVLEK, encoded by the coding sequence ATGGCTGTTTCCAGTAAGAAAGCTGGCGCCGCTAGTCCTGCGGCAACTCCGCATTGGCATGCTCAGGCGCATGAAATTCAGAAGTTTGGTACCGTCGTGCAAGACCTTCCCCATGCACTGGACGCTGAGGTCCGGGCAGATATGGTCGCGAAGCTGAATCAGCTTCTAGCCGATTCGATTACGCTGCGCGATATGTACAAGAAGCATCACTGGCAGGTCTCCGGACCCACCTTCTACCAGCTTCATCTGCTGTTTGATAAGCACTTCGACGAGCAGGTCGAGATTGTGGATACAATCGCCGAGCGTGTCCAGCTTCTCGGCGGCGTTACCGTAGCGATGGGCGGGGATGCAGCCGAGATGACCAAGATCGCCCGCCCCCCGCGCGGCAGAGAGGCAGTCCCGGTGCAGATCTCACGGCTGCTTGAGGCTCATAAGCACATCATCAAGAGCTGCCTTAAAATCTCCGAAGCTGCTGACGAGGTTGGCGATCAGGGAACGAATGACCTGGTAGTGAGCGATGTGCTTCGTCCCAACGAACTGCAGTCGTGGTTTCTGACGGAGCATCTTGTGGAGATGCCGCTGGTTCTTGAAAAGTAG
- a CDS encoding HlyD family secretion protein, whose translation MPEQAEKKYDANRDNAPELEDESPEKKSRRKLVVIAVITLLAIGAALFYWHSTFTEDTDDAQVDGDLYQVSSRIAGQVIKVYVEDNQEVKAGDLLAEVDPKDFQVALEQAQANLASAEAAAIQANVNVPITNITTRTSISTTSSDVQGAQAAVAQAVKQVAAANARVEQAKANAKKTDLDVERYGPLVEKDVISKQQYDAAVAAAAANRASVLEAEATLIAQQEAVRQSQQKLAQSRSTALEASRNGPSQVKAQEAKYNAAVADVKQAQAKVDQAKLNLSYTKILAPATGIVNKKNVNIGQNLSIGQDLLTIIPLTNLWVTANFKETQLEHMRAGQKVVIKVDALGGKKFHGVVRQIGGATGSKLSLFPPENATGNYVKVVQRIPVRIDFTNLDQENNDHTLRPGYSVTPVVSVK comes from the coding sequence TTGCCAGAGCAAGCAGAGAAGAAGTACGACGCAAACAGAGATAATGCGCCGGAGCTGGAAGACGAATCTCCAGAGAAGAAGTCCCGGCGCAAGCTGGTCGTCATTGCAGTGATCACGCTTCTCGCAATCGGTGCTGCGCTGTTTTATTGGCACTCCACCTTTACGGAAGACACGGACGACGCGCAGGTGGATGGCGATCTTTACCAGGTAAGCTCACGTATTGCCGGTCAGGTGATCAAGGTCTACGTGGAGGACAACCAGGAGGTAAAGGCTGGCGATCTTCTTGCGGAGGTTGATCCGAAGGACTTCCAGGTAGCGCTGGAACAAGCGCAGGCGAATCTGGCCAGCGCCGAGGCTGCGGCGATCCAGGCCAATGTAAACGTGCCGATCACTAACATTACGACCCGGACCAGCATCAGCACGACGAGCTCCGATGTGCAGGGTGCCCAGGCGGCTGTGGCCCAAGCGGTCAAGCAGGTTGCAGCTGCCAATGCCCGCGTAGAGCAGGCGAAGGCCAACGCAAAGAAGACCGACCTCGACGTGGAGCGCTACGGACCGCTGGTGGAGAAGGATGTCATCTCCAAACAGCAGTATGATGCTGCCGTAGCTGCGGCTGCTGCCAACCGGGCCTCCGTCCTTGAGGCGGAAGCGACGCTGATCGCGCAGCAGGAAGCTGTACGGCAGTCACAGCAGAAGCTGGCACAGTCACGATCCACAGCGCTTGAGGCGTCCAGGAATGGGCCGAGCCAGGTCAAGGCACAGGAGGCGAAGTACAACGCCGCGGTGGCAGATGTAAAGCAGGCACAGGCCAAGGTCGATCAGGCGAAGCTCAATCTGAGCTATACCAAGATCCTGGCTCCAGCGACCGGAATCGTGAACAAGAAGAACGTCAACATAGGACAGAACCTTTCGATTGGTCAGGATCTTCTTACGATTATTCCTCTGACCAACCTGTGGGTTACGGCGAACTTCAAGGAAACCCAGCTGGAGCACATGCGCGCCGGCCAGAAGGTCGTGATCAAGGTGGACGCCCTGGGAGGAAAGAAGTTCCACGGCGTTGTTCGTCAGATCGGAGGAGCTACCGGCTCCAAGCTCTCGCTCTTCCCGCCTGAAAATGCCACGGGGAACTATGTGAAGGTAGTTCAGCGAATTCCGGTCCGCATCGATTTCACTAATCTGGACCAGGAGAATAATGATCACACGCTTCGTCCGGGCTACTCGGTCACGCCGGTTGTGTCCGTCAAGTAG